The Arachis duranensis cultivar V14167 chromosome 2, aradu.V14167.gnm2.J7QH, whole genome shotgun sequence genome has a window encoding:
- the LOC107475372 gene encoding uncharacterized protein LOC107475372 isoform X1, with protein sequence MPCLNISTNVSLDGVDTSSILSEATSTVANLIGKPEAYVMIVLKGSVPIAFGGNEQPAAYGELVSIGGLNADVNKKLSAGIASILENKLSVPKSRFFLKFYDTKAHQSQEYAQCLHALHQH encoded by the exons ATGCCGTGCCTCAACATCTCCACCAACGTCTCCCTCGACGGCGTCGACACCTCCTCCATCCTCTCCGAAGCTACCTCCACCGTCGCCAACCTCATTGGAAAACCCGAAGCc TATGTGATGATTGTACTGAAAGGGTCAGTGCCCATAGCCTTTGGTGGGAATGAGCAGCCTGCGGCTTATGGTGAATTGGTGTCCATTGGTGGTCTTAACGCCGATGTGAACAAGAAGCTTAGCGCCGGAATTGCTTCAATTCTTGAAAACAAGCTGTCTGTGCCGAAGTCAAGATTCTTCCTGAAATTCTATGACACCAAG GCGCATCAGAGTCAAGAATATGCACAGTGTTTGCATGCTTTACACCAGCACTAG
- the LOC107475374 gene encoding PRA1 family protein B4: MSSTAPPVLPISSHQLSTQTTTAPTVASAVSGPESASSTAALRSFIGRLTDSLRHGLDQRRPWAELVDRTAFSKPESFSDATVRVRKNYSYFRVNYYAVVAVILAVSLLTNPFSLVVLVGLLAAWTFLYLFRPSDQPVVLFGRTFSDFETLAMLSALTVFSVFLTSVGSVIISALMVGVTVVCLHGAFRQPEDLFLDEQEPSQATGFLSFLRGAAANAAVASATSAVPSRV; encoded by the coding sequence ATGTCGTCCACCGCCCCTCCCGTCCTCCCAATCTCCAGCCACCAATTATCCACTCAAACAACCACCGCGCCTACAGTCGCATCGGCGGTTTCCGGGCCGGAGTCCGCCTCCTCCACCGCTGCTCTCCGCTCCTTCATCGGCCGCCTGACGGACTCCCTCCGCCACGGCCTAGACCAACGCCGTCCGTGGGCGGAGCTCGTGGATCGCACCGCCTTCTCCAAGCCGGAGTCATTCTCCGATGCCACCGTCCGTGTCCGCAAGAACTACTCGTACTTTCGCGTCAACTACTATGCCGTCGTGGCGGTGATTCTCGCTGTCTCGCTCCTCACGAATCCGTTCTCACTCGTCGTCCTCGTCGGCCTCCTCGCCGCATGGACCTTCCTCTACCTCTTCCGTCCCTCCGATCAACCCGTTGTGCTCTTCGGACGCACTTTCTCGGACTTCGAGACGCTCGCGATGCTCTCTGCATTAACTGTCTTCTCTGTGTTCCTCACCAGTGTTGGATCTGTCATCATCTCCGCGCTCATGGTCGGCGTCACCGTCGTGTGCCTCCACGGTGCGTTCCGTCAACCAGAGGATCTGTTCCTTGACGAGCAGGAGCCATCGCAGGCCACCGGTTTCCTCTCATTCCTTCGCGGTGCAGCCGCCAACGCCGCCGTCGCTTCCGCCACCTCCGCAGTGCCTTCCCGCGTTTAA
- the LOC107475372 gene encoding uncharacterized protein LOC107475372 isoform X2: protein MPCLNISTNVSLDGVDTSSILSEATSTVANLIGKPEAYVMIVLKGSVPIAFGGNEQPAAYGELVSIGGLNADVNKKLSAGIASILENKLSVPKSRFFLKFYDTKGSNFGWNGSTF from the exons ATGCCGTGCCTCAACATCTCCACCAACGTCTCCCTCGACGGCGTCGACACCTCCTCCATCCTCTCCGAAGCTACCTCCACCGTCGCCAACCTCATTGGAAAACCCGAAGCc TATGTGATGATTGTACTGAAAGGGTCAGTGCCCATAGCCTTTGGTGGGAATGAGCAGCCTGCGGCTTATGGTGAATTGGTGTCCATTGGTGGTCTTAACGCCGATGTGAACAAGAAGCTTAGCGCCGGAATTGCTTCAATTCTTGAAAACAAGCTGTCTGTGCCGAAGTCAAGATTCTTCCTGAAATTCTATGACACCAAG GGTTCGAACTTTGGATGGAATGGGTCTACATTCTGA